The proteins below come from a single Sorghum bicolor cultivar BTx623 chromosome 4, Sorghum_bicolor_NCBIv3, whole genome shotgun sequence genomic window:
- the LOC8059565 gene encoding fruit protein pKIWI502, producing MMAAAAAVSAVPMPSRLTLRAHPCSSAAPLPMRALPFLRSRLRSLTTAYAVKQDAALWTPAPVSAVSAATADGSISYVVVDLSDAADLVDSYTTPGQYLKIRVPSAGDELKPAFMAIASPPGAGPRFEFVVKTVPGTTAEKLCTLRDGDVVELGAVTGDGFALDKINPPDVAQAVLMFATGTGISTIRSLIEFGFAANERADVRLYYGARNLQSMAYQERFKNWESTGVKIIPVLSRPDDSWNGERGHVQDAFFKNKNIVNPSSTGAVLCGQNEMQEEITSALVADGVSRDKILTNY from the exons ATGatggccgccgcggccgccgtcTCCGCGGTCCCGATGCCTTCCCGACTCACCCTCCGTGCCCACCCCTGCTCCTCCGCCGCTCCGCTCCCTATGCGCGCGCTCCCCTTCCTCCGCAGCCGCCTCCGCTCCTTGACCACGGCCTACGCTGTCAAGCAGGACGCGGCCCTCTGGACCCCTGCGCCCGTCTCCGCCGtcagcgccgccaccgccgacgGCTCCATCTCCTACGTCGTCGTCGACCTCTCCGACGCCGCTGACCTCGTGGACTCGTACACGACCCCGGGGCAGTACCTCAAGATCCGCGTACCCTCTGCCGGGGACGAGCTCAAGCCGGCGTTCATGGCCATCGCATCGCCGCCCGGCGCGGGGCCCCGGTTCGAGTTCGTCGTCAAAACCGTGCCGGGGACCACCGCCGAGAAGCTCTGCACCCTCCGAGACGGGGATGTTGTGGAGCTCGGCGCCGTCACGGGGGACGGCTTCGCCCTCGACAAGATAAATCCGCCCGACGTCGCGCAGGCCGTGCTCATGTTCGCCACGGGGACGGGGATCAG TACGATTCGTTCACTTATCGAGTTTGGTTTTGCTGCCAATGAAAGAGCTGATGTGAGGCTTTATTATGGTGCTAGAAATCTGCAATCGATGGCATACCAG GAGAGATTCAAGAACTGGGAGTCAACTGGAGTTAAAATAATACCAGTCTTATCACGACCAGATGACAGTTGGAATGGTGAACGAGGGCACGTTCAG GATGCtttcttcaaaaacaagaaCATAGTAAATCCATCTTCTACGGGAGCCGTACTTTGTGGACAGAATGAAATGCAGGAG GAAATCACCTCAGCCCTTGTAGCAGATGGTGTCTCACGAGACAAAATCTTAACGAACTACTGA